One part of the Solanum dulcamara chromosome 3, daSolDulc1.2, whole genome shotgun sequence genome encodes these proteins:
- the LOC129883753 gene encoding galactolipase DONGLE, chloroplastic-like, whose product MLGLPNIPNLNFPTFSEEFLPKPCMVRPNEGISVAPAPPLTLQQLRLSHKLSPMISTKEISKNNAHSVTTSTGVAMDRRCSNSSSNIERLASKWREVQGSKNWENLVDPLDSLLRLEIIRYGEFVAACYDAFNLDPNSKRYLNCKYGKRRMLSEVGLGESGYQVTKYIYATPDINVFPIGSNITIGSSCGKWIGYIAVSNHEETKRLGRRDVLVTFRGTVTSPEWIANLMSSLTPARLDPHNPRPQVKVEAGFLSLYTSNEDKKFGLGSCREQLLSEVGRILNKYKGEDMSITLAGHSMGSALALLLAYDIAELGLNRDKLLNTDHTIPLTVFSFGGPRVGNSGFKERCEELGVKVLRITNVNDPITKLPGVFLNENFRVLCGKYEAPWSCSCYAHVGVEILLDFFKMHNPSCVHDLKTYLSLLKCPKRLQVQREEGIDFFNKAKEFVIYGAQNKLKFNAALQWKNAAMNMVNMVQSQRT is encoded by the coding sequence ATGCTTGGGTTACCAAATATTCCAAATCTAAACTTTCCTACATTTTCAGAAGAGTTTTTGCCTAAGCCATGTATGGTAAGACCAAATGAAGGTATCTCAGTTGCACCTGCACCACCTCTGACATTACAACAACTACGTCTCAGTCACAAACTATCACCTATGATATCCACTAAAGAAATATCGAAGAACAATGCTCATAGTGTTACTACTAGTACTGGTGTTGCAATGGATCGTCGttgtagtaatagtagtagtaatattGAGAGATTGGCTTCCAAGTGGAGAGAAGTTCAAGGGTCAAAAAATTGGGAAAACCTAGTAGATCCATTGGACTCTCTACTCCGATTGGAGATTATTCGATATGGAGagtttgtggctgcttgttatgATGCATTTAATCTTGATCCAAATTCAAAAAGATACTTAAATTGCAAGTATGGGAAGAGGAGGATGTTGAGTGAAGTAGGGTTGGGTGAATCAGGCTATCAAGTGACAAAATACATATATGCTACTCCAGACATAAATGTCTTCCCAATTGGTAGCAATATTACTATTGGCTCATCATGTGGaaaatggattggttatattGCAGTATCAAATCATGAAGAAACAAAGAGACTTGGGAGGAGAGATGTGCTTGTTACTTTTCGAGGAACGGTTACTAGCCCTGAATGGATAGCCAATTTGATGAGCTCATTGACTCCTGCTCGTCTTGATCCTCATAATCCTAGACCTCAGGTTAAGGTTGAAGCTGGATTCTTGAGTTTGTACACCTCCAATGAGGACAAGAAGTTTGGCCTTGGAAGTTGTCGCGAGCAACTACTATCTGAGGTAGGGAGAATACTAAATAAGTATAAAGGGGAGGATATGAGCATAACTTTAGCCGGACATAGCATGGGGAGTGCATTAGCCCTCTTACTAGCTTATGACATTGCAGAGTTGGGCCTGAATCGTGACAAGTTGTTGAATACAGATCACACTATACCTTTAACGGTTTTTTCCTTTGGAGGACCAAGAGTTGGAAACTCAGGCTTCAAAGAGAGGTGTGAAGAGTTAGGTGTAAAAGTGTTGAGAATAACAAATGTAAATGATCCCATAACAAAACTTCCTGGGGTTTTTCTGAATGAGAATTTTAGGGTTTTGTGTGGGAAGTATGAGGCACCATGGAGTTGCTCATGTTATGCACATGTTGGAGTTGAAATCTTGCTAGATTTCTTCAAGATGCATAATCCTTCTTGTGTACATGACTTAAAAACTTATCTTAGTTTACTCAAGTGTCCAAAGAGGTTGCAAGTTCAAAGAGAAGAAGGCATTGATTTCTTCAATAAAGCAAAGGAGTTTGTCATTTATGGagctcaaaataaattaaaattcaatgCAGCCTTGCAGTGGAAAAATGCTGCTATGAATATGGTGAACATGGTTCAATCCCAAAGGACTTAG